Proteins encoded together in one Amblyomma americanum isolate KBUSLIRL-KWMA chromosome 1, ASM5285725v1, whole genome shotgun sequence window:
- the LOC144114062 gene encoding alpha-(1,3)-fucosyltransferase C-like, protein MAAVTKSGFLVIVSLVLFLCLFMVAQNRQPLWRVFDAFRLNEWSYSPFYSAGANGTRRLPRILMWTSFYGRWHGTLNDERTVEEVASGCPAKCFITNDRRRLASSDAIVFHVRNLDMNDLPMRRSESQKWVFWSMEPPPYSVFGGFNYMRDMFNWTMSYRRDSDVYEAYAKLVPRNDTDAPKKDHRALWKSKQKQAVWMVSHCETDSKREAFVQELKKHLEVDVYGSCGDHVCPKSRGSACYDDFERTYFYMLAFENSICKDYVTEKFFSALKYDMVPVVFGGANYSQIGPARSYVDALAFRSPKKLAEHLVVLSRNYTAYSSYFKWKERQRVVAWDADFCELCSKLHSAHFQETSSYSDMRAWWEHQGRCRTWAP, encoded by the coding sequence ATGGCGGCGGTCACCAAAAGTGGCTTCCTCGTCATCGTCTCCCTGGTCCTGTTCCTGTGCCTGTTCATGGTGGCGCAGAACAGGCAGCCGCTCTGGCGAGTGTTTGACGCCTTCAGACTCAACGAGTGGTCGTACAGCCCCTTCTATTCGGCGGGGGCCAATGGGACGCGTCGACTGCCGCGGATCCTGATGTGGACCTCTTTCTACGGGAGGTGGCACGGCACGCTGAATGACGAACGCACCGTAGAAGAGGTCGCTAGTGGATGCCCCGCTAAGTGTTTCATCACTAACGACCGGCGCCGCCTGGCGTCGAGCGACGCCATCGTCTTCCATGTGCGCAACCTGGACATGAACGACCTTCCGATGCGACGCTCCGAGTCGCAGAAGTGGGTGTTCTGGTCCATGGAGCCGCCGCCCTACTCCGTTTTCGGGGGTTTCAACTACATGCGCGACATGTTTAACTGGACCATGTCTTACCGGAGGGACTCCGACGTCTACGAGGCTTACGCGAAGCTCGTGCCTCGCAATGACACCGACGCCCCGAAGAAAGATCACAGGGCCCTGTGGAAGTCCAAGCAGAAACAGGCTGTCTGGATGGTCAGTCACTGCGAAACCGACAGCAAGCGGGAAGCGTTCGTGCAGGAGCTGAAGAAGCACCTCGAAGTGGACGTGTACGGCTCTTGTGGCGACCACGTGTGTCCGAAGTCCCGGGGCAGTGCCTGCTACGACGATTTTGAGCGGACTTACTTCTACATGCTCGCCTTTGAGAACTCCATATGCAAGGACTATGTGACTGAGAAGTTTTTTTCCGCGCTTAAATACGACATGGTACCTGTAGTGTTCGGCGGCGCCAATTACAGCCAAATCGGGCCTGCTCGGTCGTACGTCGACGCGCTCGCCTTCAGGTCTCCCAAAAAGCTCGCCGAACACCTCGTCGTCCTGTCGAGGAACTACACCGCGTATAGTTCCTACTTCAAGTGGAAAGAGCGCCAACGGGTGGTGGCGTGGGACGCTGACTTTTGCGAGCTCTGTTCCAAGCTGCATAGCGCCCACTTCCAGGAGACTTCGTCTTACAGTGACATGCGCGCATGGTGGGAACACCAGGGGCGCTGCAGGACGTGGGCGCCCTAG